The region CCAGGTCGACGACTCGCTCGCCGTAGACGCGAGGGCGACCCCGCCTGCCCGACGGCCTGGGGCCGGGGATGGTCCGCAGCGCCGCGTCCTTGCGGAGCCGGCTGACGACCGTCATCCCCAGGGCCTTCGCCGGCTTCAGCAGCTCCTTCTTCGCGTAGGCGCCGTCGGCCACGACCCAGATCGGCCTCTTCATCAGGCCGAGCCACGGCCTCGCCCATCGCAATAGCTCGACGGCCATCTCCAGTTTGGTGCGGAACGCGGGCCGATGCTTGGGGGCGATCGCCGGCAGGTCCACCCGCCGGACGTACAGCCGCGACAGCAGCGGCAGGCCGATCACGCCCCAGGACCGATGCTCGACCAGCAGCGCCAGCACCACGAAGACGTGGCCGTAGACGTGCGGCGATCCGGCCGGGCCGGGCGTCGGGTTGTGATGCACGCCGGCGGCCTGGACATACGGGCCGTAGCGCCGCGTCGGCGTATCGTCGAGCGCCAGCGTCAGCCGACCCCGCCCCGTCGCGAGCGGCGCGACGACCTCGTTCAGCAAGCGGCCGGCGATCGAGCTGGCCTCCCTCCCGGCCGCCGCGACGGCGATGTAGCAGGACTGGAAGCGGCCGCTCAGCCCCGCGGCCCGAATCCACGTCGTGACGGTCCGCCGGCCGTGAGCCAGCACCGCGCCGACGAACAGCAGGGCGAGCCGGGGCGCCGACCGTCGGTCGAGCGGGCCGGAGAGACGGACGAACCACTGGCAGGGGGCGGGCGTCGGATGCGAGGATGTCATCGGGGCCGGCTCCGCTCAGGTCGATGGTTTGGTGTGGTAACCTCCATCGTCCCGGGCGAGCCGGTCCTCGTCCACCTGATACCTTCGAGCCGGGAGCTGCGGTCGGACATGGGCCGGATCGAGGATTGCGACCTCTGGTGGTTTCGCGAGCTGTATTCGATCCTCGCCGCGTTCGCCGATGCACCCGAGAATACCATCGCCCGGATCGGTGGGGGCGTATCCGTCCCCGACGATCAGGCCGAGGACCTGGACCACTTCCGAGGCTGCATCCTCGCGAAGTACCCGGACGCCCGCGATCTCGCCGTGATGAAGGTCGTCGAAGAGGTCGACGCGATCCTCGAACGACGAAGTCTCGGGGGAGAAGCCTTCGAGGAAGGGTTCTGGACGAATCAGGGCTTCCGGGAGCACCCCGACTGGAAGGCGATCCGGGGCCGGGCGCGGTCGTTCCTGCTGCGGTGATTCCGCGCCGACTCATCCCGCAACGCTCGCCTCGTTCGAGCGGCGACCGATCAGAGGTCGGCTCAAGCCTTCAACCAAGGAACGACCAGGGTTGGCCCATTTATCAAATTCCCGGAAAGTGCAGCCGATACTATCCACTCAAACTCCCCAGCGGGCCAGCCGGCGGCGGATGAACTCCGCCTCCCCGGCGATGGTCAGCGGTTGTCGCCCCGGCGCGCCGCAGCCGCCAGGGCTCGCGCCTTCTTCGCCTCGTATTCGGAGCGTCGGGCGTCCGACCGGTGCTTCTTGAGGGCCTGGGCGAGCGCCTTCCGCCTCTCGGCCCGGGTGGGGCCCTGGCGGGCTTGGCCTTCGCCTTCGGCTCCTTCGGCGGGTCCTTCCGGGGATCGCGGCGGAGAGCCGGGTGCAAGCCGTCCAGGCCGCTCCGGTCGCAGCAGGGTCGGTAGTCGCGCGAGCCCTTGGGATACGGGTGCGTGGTGTGGCTGCATTTCATCCCCGGTGTGAATGCCTCGAATGCCTCGATCGGGAACCGGGGGTTCAGCCTGGGGGCCTTCGCCCGGCTCGACTCCGGCCTCATAGTCGCGGCGGGCCACCGCGCTGCACGGCTGGGCGACCATGTGGACGTCGGCCTCGGCCTCGTCGGCGATGTCGGAGTCGTGCCACCCCGCCTTGCGGAGCGCGATCCAGCCCCGGACCTCTTCGAGACTTTCTCCGGCGTCGGGTTCGGGTTGAGTGGCTGGCTCCATGCGGCCGGCGTCGAGGCCGCGACGGGATCGCCGCACCGCTCGACGGCGGCTCGCACGCGGGCCAGGGTGACACCCAGCTTCCCGGCGATTTTCGGCAGGGCCTCGCCCTTGGCGCGACGGGCCATGACGTGGGCGTCCAGCTCGGC is a window of Planctomyces sp. SH-PL62 DNA encoding:
- a CDS encoding transposase codes for the protein MTSSHPTPAPCQWFVRLSGPLDRRSAPRLALLFVGAVLAHGRRTVTTWIRAAGLSGRFQSCYIAVAAAGREASSIAGRLLNEVVAPLATGRGRLTLALDDTPTRRYGPYVQAAGVHHNPTPGPAGSPHVYGHVFVVLALLVEHRSWGVIGLPLLSRLYVRRVDLPAIAPKHRPAFRTKLEMAVELLRWARPWLGLMKRPIWVVADGAYAKKELLKPAKALGMTVVSRLRKDAALRTIPGPRPSGRRGRPRVYGERVVDLAKRAGQKRGWSRGSFDLYDGAEVKRYKTFLATWRPAGGVILVVLVDEPHGWRAYFCTDPEATVADVLTTIADRFSLEVAFREIKEVVGAGKQQVRFIHASVGAFHVCLWTYTLTEAWAWRRSEAELVDRSDSPWDSQLRRPSHADKRRAWRREILAGEILAILRSGPTDAEIQAAADRLLRLAA